In Thalassococcus sp. S3, the sequence AGACATGCCGCCCCCAGGGGTTATGCGTGCGCCCGTGCAAAGGGTTGTCGGTATCGGCGCGAAAGGAAAACTCCGGTGTATTGGTGCGCCCGATCACCACCGCGCCTGCATCGAGCAGGTTTTTCACAATGGGCGCATCGCCGGGCGCAATCATGTCTTTCAGCGCGGTAACACCGTTTGTCGTGGCCTCGCCCGTCAGGTCGACATTGACCTTGATCGTGACGGGCACGCCATGCAGTGGGCCGGGGGGCGCGCCCCCTGCGCGGGACTTGTCCAAGGCAAGGGCACGTTCCCGCGCGGCTTCGGCCAGTGGCGCGACGACGGCGTTGAGGTCCGGGTTCACCGCCTCCATCCGCGTCAGCGCATCCTCGACGGTCGCCTCGGCACTGATATCGCCCGCGCGTGTCTGTTTCGAAAGGTCTGTGGCGCTGAGGCGCCAAAAATCTTGAGCCATGATCTATCTCCCCATCCGACCCTAGGGTCAGGCGGGGAGGGGTGCCAGTGCTTATTGCGCGTAGCCGATGGTTTGCAGCGCCGTCTTGATTTCATCCAGGATGGCCGGATCGTCGATTGTCGCCGGCATCTTGAAGTCTTCGCTGTCGGCAATCTTGACCATCGTGCCCCGCAGGATCTTGCCCGACCGCGTCTTGGGCAGGCGATCCACCACCACGGCCAGCTTGAAGGCCGCAACCGGTCCGATCTTTTCACGTACCAGCTTCACGGTCTCCGCTGCGATGTCCTGATGAGGACGCTCCGTGCCTGCATTCAGGCACAGAAAGCCAAGCGGCATCTGGCCCTTCAACTGATCGGTCACGCCGATGACCGCGCATTCGGCGACATCGGGATGAGCGGCCAGCACCTCCTCCATCGCGCCGGTGGAGAGACGATGCCCGGCCACGTTGATCACGTCATCGGTACGCGCCATGATGTAGAGATATCCATCCTCGTCGATCATGCCCGCATCGCCCGTTTCATAGTAACCGGGGAAGGTGTTGAGGTAGGATGTCTTGTACCGCTCCTCGGCATTCCAAAGGGTCGGCAGCGTGCCCGGGGGCAGGGGGAGTTTCACCGCAATCGCCCCCAACTCACCTGCTGGCATAGGGTGTCCGTCTTCCCCGAGGATCTGCACATCATAGCCCGGCATCGCGACAGAGGGGGAGCCGATCTTGACCGGCAGCGCCTCTACCCCAAGCGGGTTGGCGGCGATGGCATAGCCTGTCTCGGTCTGCCACCAATGGTCGATCACGGGCACGTTCAGGATGTTTTGTGCCCATTCGATCGTGTCCGGATCAGCGCGTTCGCCTGCCAGATAGAGCGCTTTGAGGCCCGACAGGTCGTAGTTCTTTGTCAGCTCCCCCTTGGGATCCTCGCGTTTCACCGCCCGGATCGCAGTGGGCGCGGTAAAGAAGGACCGCACCTTGTGCTCGGAGATCACGCGCCAGAAGGTGCCGGCGTCAGGCGTGCCGATAGGCTTGCCTTCGAACACGATAGTGGTGTTGCCGTGGATCAGTGGCGCGTAGCAGATATAGGAATGCCCTACAACCCAGCCGACGTCGGAAGCGGCCCAGAACACCTCTCCCGGATCGACGTTGTAGATATTCTTCATCGTCCAGTTCAGGGCGACGAGATGACCGCCTGTGTGGCGCACGACGCCTTTGGGCGCGCCCGTCGTGCCTGACGTATACAGGATGTAGGCCGGGTGATTGCCCTCGACCGGCAGACACTCTGCGGGGTCCACGCCATACTGAAACGCGTGCCAGTCCACATCGCGCCCCTCTTCCAGATGCGCCACTTCCTGTTCTCTCTGGAAGATCACGCAGAAATCGGGCTTGTGGTTAGCCAGCTCAATCGCACCGTCCAGCAGGGGTTTGTAATGCACCACCCGGCCGGGCTCCAAACCGCAGGAGGCGGCGATAATTGCCTTCGGCGCGCAATCGTCGATGCGTACGGCCAGCTCGTTTGCTGCAAATCCACCGAAAACGACCGAATGGATCGCCCCGATCCGCGCGCAGGCCAGCATCGCCTCCAGCGCTTCTGGCACCATGGGCATGTAGATGATGACGCGGTCGCCCTTCTCGATCCCCTTGGCCCTCAGCGCACCCGCCAGAGAAGCCACGCGGTCGCGCAGTTCAGTATAGGTGATCTCGTGCTTGGTGTGGGTGATCGGGCTGTCGTGGATGATGGCGATCTGATCGCCGCGCCCGGCTTCGACATGACGATCCACCGCGTTCCAGCACGTGTTGACCATGCCATCGGCGAACCATTCGTAAAGTCCGTCGCCCTTCTCTGTCAGCGCCTTGGAGGGTTTGCTATCCCAATC encodes:
- the prpE gene encoding propionate-CoA ligase PrpE produces the protein MSYREIYEAWKQDPEGFWMKAAEAIDWDSKPSKALTEKGDGLYEWFADGMVNTCWNAVDRHVEAGRGDQIAIIHDSPITHTKHEITYTELRDRVASLAGALRAKGIEKGDRVIIYMPMVPEALEAMLACARIGAIHSVVFGGFAANELAVRIDDCAPKAIIAASCGLEPGRVVHYKPLLDGAIELANHKPDFCVIFQREQEVAHLEEGRDVDWHAFQYGVDPAECLPVEGNHPAYILYTSGTTGAPKGVVRHTGGHLVALNWTMKNIYNVDPGEVFWAASDVGWVVGHSYICYAPLIHGNTTIVFEGKPIGTPDAGTFWRVISEHKVRSFFTAPTAIRAVKREDPKGELTKNYDLSGLKALYLAGERADPDTIEWAQNILNVPVIDHWWQTETGYAIAANPLGVEALPVKIGSPSVAMPGYDVQILGEDGHPMPAGELGAIAVKLPLPPGTLPTLWNAEERYKTSYLNTFPGYYETGDAGMIDEDGYLYIMARTDDVINVAGHRLSTGAMEEVLAAHPDVAECAVIGVTDQLKGQMPLGFLCLNAGTERPHQDIAAETVKLVREKIGPVAAFKLAVVVDRLPKTRSGKILRGTMVKIADSEDFKMPATIDDPAILDEIKTALQTIGYAQ